GCCTCCAGGTTGCTCAACTGTCCACCTCCGCGCCGTGCGCCATGCCGCTGTGGCGATCCTACCGACTGATGCCGTGGACGGGCGTGGTCACGCCGCTGACCGAGGGCCGAGCTGCCCGGAGGGCAGGTGAAAAACCGCCGCGGTCACCGGCAGCTGGTCGCGTTCGTGGTTGGTCAGCAGCGTCTGGTTGTCGGGCAGCTCGCGGGTGTTGATCTCGCCGGCGGCGATGGCGCGCAACAGCGCGTGGGCCCGGGCGAGTTCGGCCCGTTTGCGGTACTGGCCGCCCGGGAGCTTCACGCCGGCCCACACGCCGTACTCCTCGCCGCGTTCCACGGCGAGCGCCGCGCACCGGCGTTGCTGTGCGAGCGGGCAGCGTCGCAGGCACTGCAACCGCGCCTCGGTGGAGGACTGTTCGTAGGCCCGGGCCTTCGCGGCCCCGTCGGCGCCGTCGGCGTCGGCGTAGCCGAACCAGAGTTCGGGGTTTGCGGAGCAGGGGGGTGCCATCGGAAGGTCCTCCTCGCTAACAGATCGGATTACGTAGATGGAAACGTATACGATCGGATACGGCGAACGCAACAGAAGTTGATAAAAACATATATGTAAGTAGTGAAGGCCCAGGCTGTGTACTATCCGTCCATGGCCGGGGCGCAACGATGAGCCGCGAAGCGGCAGGCGCGGCCATTCGGGCCCTGCGGGAGGCGCGCGACTGGTCGCTTGCCGACCTGGCCGCGGCCACCGGGGTCAGCATCATGGGATTGAGCTACCTTGAGCGTGGCGCCCGCAAGCCGCACAAAGGCACAGTTCAGAAGGTTGAAAATGGGCTCGGCCTGCCGCCGGGCACCTACTCTCGGCTCCTGGTGGCCGACGACGCCGACGCCGAACTAGCCCAGTTGCTCTCCGCGGCCGGGCCCCAGGCGCCCGCCGCGCGTCCCGCCGGAGCCATCGTCGTCGACCGGCACAGCGACACCGAAGTGCTGGAGGGATATGCCGAGGCGCAGCTCGATGCGCTGCGATCGGTGATTGCGAGACTGCCCTCGGAAGCATCAGACGAATACGAGACGTATATTCTTTCCGTGATCACGCAGTGCGTGAAGGCGGAGATGCTCGCGGCCAGTTCGTGGCGGGTGGCGGTGAACGCGGGCGCCGATCACGCTGCCCGACTGATGGCGCACCTGCAGGCCCTGGAGGCTACCCGCACTGACCTGCTGCAACGGATGCCCGGCAGTTTGACCGCCCGCTTCGACCGAGCATGTGCGCAGTCGTCGCTGCCCGAACCGGTGATAGCGGCGTTGATCGGCGTCGGCACCGAGGAGATGTGGGACATCCGCAACCGGGGCGTGATCCCGCCCGGCGCACTGACCCGAGTCCGTGCTTTCGCCGACGGATCCGTGGACGCGACAGATGGTGGCGACGAAGGGGGATAACAGTGAGCAACGGTGAGTTGGAGCTACTGACGCGTGCCAATGAGCTGTTCGCGGGCAATCCACGGCCCGCGTCGCTGGAGTCCGGCCTGGATCACTACGCCGAGTTGTTGCAGCGCAACGCCAACGCCGACACCGGCGCCGGGCATGATCGGTACCGGATGGCGGTGCTGGCCCAGCGAGATCTGTTGCTGGCCAACGCGCGTACCGATGCGCTGGCGACCACGGTGCTGGCCGCCGTGGTCGCCGACCACGCTCGGGCGCGCCAGCAGACCGACGGTGTTGTCTCCGCCGCTCGCGCCGACTCGGCGGCCGCCCCGAGCACGCCGTTGGCGCATCGCGAGGCGATGCGCCGGCGGGTGGCGCGGCTGCGCGCCCAGCACGCCCACGTGGTGTCGGCGCAGCATCGCGCGCGGGCCCACCGTGCGAGGCTGCGTCGGTTGCAATACCGGGGAGCGCGGCGCGGGCCCGTGGGCGTGCAGCGGTTGCGGCTGCCCGACACTCGGGGCGGGCTGGCGGTCCGCGCCGCCTTGTCGCGGCTCGGCAGACCCTATGTCTGGGGTGCGACCGGCCCCGACCGATTCGATTGCTCGGGGCTGACTCAGTGGGCATACCACCAGGCCGGCGTGCCACTGTCGCG
The window above is part of the Mycolicibacter sp. MU0102 genome. Proteins encoded here:
- a CDS encoding C40 family peptidase: MSNGELELLTRANELFAGNPRPASLESGLDHYAELLQRNANADTGAGHDRYRMAVLAQRDLLLANARTDALATTVLAAVVADHARARQQTDGVVSAARADSAAAPSTPLAHREAMRRRVARLRAQHAHVVSAQHRARAHRARLRRLQYRGARRGPVGVQRLRLPDTRGGLAVRAALSRLGRPYVWGATGPDRFDCSGLTQWAYHQAGVPLSRTTYTQIYEGIPVPRSQIRPGDLVFPSTGHVQLAIGGNRVIEAPHAGATVQISPLGAHVAIRRPVP
- a CDS encoding helix-turn-helix domain-containing protein, with the translated sequence MSREAAGAAIRALREARDWSLADLAAATGVSIMGLSYLERGARKPHKGTVQKVENGLGLPPGTYSRLLVADDADAELAQLLSAAGPQAPAARPAGAIVVDRHSDTEVLEGYAEAQLDALRSVIARLPSEASDEYETYILSVITQCVKAEMLAASSWRVAVNAGADHAARLMAHLQALEATRTDLLQRMPGSLTARFDRACAQSSLPEPVIAALIGVGTEEMWDIRNRGVIPPGALTRVRAFADGSVDATDGGDEGG
- a CDS encoding WhiB family transcriptional regulator gives rise to the protein MAPPCSANPELWFGYADADGADGAAKARAYEQSSTEARLQCLRRCPLAQQRRCAALAVERGEEYGVWAGVKLPGGQYRKRAELARAHALLRAIAAGEINTRELPDNQTLLTNHERDQLPVTAAVFHLPSGQLGPRSAA